The nucleotide window AGTGTGAGAAGCACTGGGGAGATAAGGAGGGTGCAGTGTTTGTGGATggaggagcacagctctgcatccctgtAGCAACAACACTCCCCACTAAGTGCCTCTTGTCCTCTCTCCAAGTGAGACTCAAGCCCTTCCTATTTCCCTGACACATTCTCTGCTCTTTACCAGTGCCATGCACCTCCCACGTGGACTTTGGACAACCTGCAGGaacacctgccctgtgcctggctgtgcaAAGCTATTTGTTCCCTGTGGAATTACCATGGGGCTCCAGATCTGTGACACACACCAATTCAAATTCTTCTGATTCCCACTGCCACTGAAATATCCTGGGCTTCATGAAAGTCTATAAAATACCTCTTCTGGTATCAAATTCTTCAGAACATTCCTTCACTCTCGAGCTGTGACTCAAAggccaaaagaaaatatttaaaccaaGATCTCTCTTTACAGAGGCCCCTCAGCAAGGGGGAAGCTGCTGGGACACATCCTGAAGGATTGTGGTCCTTCCTTGCCGTGGCAGCATTAGAAATGCAAACTGAGGCCAGTCCACATGGACAGACATGCTTGTCTGGAGGACCTTGCCAATAGTTTTGACGGGCCTTTCCTTCACAACAGAAACTAGGACTTGTtaagcaatttattttaaatagcttGTGGCTTTTGAGCACATAGAGCATGGCTGCCTATGAAACATTATCACATAGCAAAAAAGGGGCCCAAAATCTTTATCAGACCCATCTGCCATGAGCAGTTTTGTGCTTTCCTCCAGTACCATCAGAGCTAAAAAATCCGAAGAGCAGTGTAAAGCTATATTTCACAAACAGGTTCTGggttactttttattttatgacaGCCTGTACTGTAGGGAAGTCCGGATAAGTATGAGGAGCTTAAGTGCCTTTGCTGAAATCCTATCCAGATTTAAAATACCATGAGCCTTAGGCTTATTTAAACCATCCAAAAAGTCGTTTGCTCCACCAGATCAAATTAACTGCTCTAGGAGAAAGCCAACCTCCACAAGATCACCCATCTGTGTCTTTACAGACAAGTATTGCACTATAGGCTCAGTTAAGTATTTAACACAATAGTGCCTCTGTACCAAGCTTTTCTTGGTAtcctaaaatatatttattttaattaatggtaaaacacattttctgtgcttAAATAGACTCATGATGGGGATGAGGGGTATTAATTTAACTAAACTAAGAACTCTCCTTTTAGAGCTTTCCAGTGTGACTGAGTTTTCAAAGACAACATTTGTATTTCCCTGAAAGGCTAACGGTTCTCATTTGCTGGGGAAATCCAGGCTGTAGTATTAATTGGGAAGGGGTGGGAGGGGGTTTCTTATACTAAACCCCACTCTGCTAGCCTGTTGTTATTATATTGCTcttatcatatttctagagcCCCATACCTTCTGGATGGctttctcacacacagctcttcacagcagtgttgctCCTGCTTCTTCATCGGGACTCCTCCAAGACACTCCCTGGCTGGCCAGCCCacctccttttatcccagttaccttcattagccacagctgctgcccaattaaggccatcacagctgcagcccatttagaacaactaggattggggcaaggccactcatacaatacatagattttactaggactcctactgTACTAACCTACATCTGGTGCTACCTGTAGTAAATGTAATTATGGGAAATTCCAGCTTTACAGCATTTAGTAGCATTTGTGATTGTTTCATTACTTGCTAGAAGTGTGCAAGGCTAGAAGACTTTCTTCTCACTGTGGAGTTGTACACAAACTATTTAATTCAAAATGACATTTGTCACagtaagaaaaaatgttttgtgtgaTGGactctccatttttttttttaattcttcaagTTCTGTTTGTCTGCTTCACAAAGTGCTGTGATATAAAGGGTCCCATGGCCATTGGTTTCGGTTTGCAGTGTTCTGTTCTCTTGCTCACCTGCCTTCCCAGGAACACTTTTTTAATTGCACAAAGGCCTCTTGGGCGCTTTGAGCCGGGCTCCCAGCGTTGCCCCACCTTTGGTCCTTGTCCCCACCTTGAGGCGTGGGTCCAGCTGAGCACGGGCCGTGCCGTGCGCCCACTCTCAGCCGCGGCGCTGGGcgtgtgagggtgctgagggctTACCCTGCCGGGCCTGACAGCCTGCGCTGGGCAAAGGCCGAGGCGGGGAACACCCTCCCCCTCTGCTTTGGAGGGGGCTTTGGAGTACAAAGCAGCTGATCAGAGATAAGCGTGACAGAGGGCAGGGGTGGactttgccagcagcagccgAGTGGGAGGTGTGTTTAAATGCAGCGAGAGGAGAGGGCAGAGTCCTGCTGTGCGTTAATCCTGCGTTTCAGGGCGGTGCAAAGTCAGATGCCTGCACTGGGTGTGAGGCAAGGAGCCACGTCCAGCTGCAATGAGGAAACAGCAGCGTGCACAGGTGTGGAAGGGGCCAGGCAGGCTGACAAGTAAGTGGCAAGGAGATAAGGAGAACTTGGAAATGGAGATGCTCAGGCTGCATGTGTGTGTATCCAGTGGTGGTTTACTCCTGGCTGGCTGGATCTGTGATGCACCAaggcagcagtggctgagggAACCCTGCCTCCCACCATGGGCTGGACATGGGTTTCACCCTGTCCACTGCTTATTTCACTCGCAGAAAACTTGGGAGGATGAGGCTTTCTGGGAGTTAAAAGAGTGGTTATTCCCCCAAATAACTGTGTGGTGTAGGAGCTGTGCAGTATTAGCAGTGTGAGCAGTCCTAACACCGCTGAGCTGATAAACCAGAGTGAATGCACACTGAATCCAGAATGGAAAGGTTTGAGCTTCCTAACAGTTGCTCTGTAACTCAAAAATTGGAGAATCCAGCTTATCTGTCTCATCTCAATAGGCAAGCAAACAGTGATCACAAAATCAGGTCGCAACTTATTTAGTTCAGCAGTCTGACAACACTGCCAGGGAGAGAAAAGGGCTCTGAAAAAGGTGACAGGCGAGGGCTGAAACAgtgtgcaggaaaaaaaagcaccacTTTGGTTTGCGTCACGGAGAAAGGTCAGGGAAAGGGTGTAAGATGAGAATCCCAAGGTAGCAGCATGGAAGATACAAAGGGGAAAACCTTGTTCTTTGGAAGCTGtctttagagaaaaaatatgcCCCCCGCCCCAGTTTTAGTCAGCTCACAAACTTCATTTATTTGGGgttccttctgagaagctccCTGTACAGGAAGGCTCTGATGGCATCCCTGATGTACCCTGTCCAACAGGGTTGCTTTTAGGAGCTCATAGCCAAGGCTTGTGGAAGGCCTTAGGGATCCCTTTCCCCAGGGAGCCTGGTGCATGATGTGAGTAGTGACAATGGCTCTAAATGTGGTGGCAAAGGCTTCATTGCTTCATCAGGCAGCAGACATTTGTGTGTAGGTGTGACCTAGAGTATAAACCCCAGCTGGATTGAAGAGGAAGGGGGAATACACAggattcctcctgctctgggaggtCCCAGAGGGCCCTCCACGTTCTCCTGCTGGTGGCTCAGAGGCCACTTCAGAGCCGAATTTCTTATGAGTTCAAGATGGTGTTTCATCTCAGAGAGGAATGATCATTGACAGGACACTGCTTTGGTTTACTGAACTCTTTTCCTGTAAAAGGAGAAGAACAGGCTGGGAAAAGGCTTCAACCTTCTGTGGCCCGAGAGTCAGGCAGAGTAGCTTCCCTTGTGCAGGAAAAAGTTCCTCCCTCAAATAAACCCCAAGCAAAGCAGAGACCTCAATTAGTGCTTGAGCAAGGACTCGAGGCATTCCCTGGCACGCGTGTTATGCAAGGGTCAGGTTCTGCTGCCCTCGTTGCTGTTCCTCCCCGAAACTGCAGGCACTCACACACATGCCTCAAATGCATGAGCGCTcccacctcctgctctgctgtgccccagagccTCCCACTGGGGCTGAGACAGCAGGCCCAGTTTCACTGCTCCTGCACCCGGggtcacccagcagcagcatcagcctGGCCGCACTGGATCCCTGGCTCGTGTACCTCAGCTCTCTTCCTGCCTCCACAGAGCATCTATAGGAGGGACAGATTAGGTGCAAGATGAACTTGTTGCAATTTTTGACGCTTTAGAAGCTCATTTATGCTAAAGCTGAGAGCAGAGTACATTATAGGACCCACACAATCCACTGAGATTCCTAAAGACAGTTTGATTTTTGTAAACTCTGAAGAATTACTCCACTGGACATCTCATGACTGCACTTGGCCCCCAGTCCCACCTGCCCCCAGCACATAAACACCTGACAGGCAGTTTGGGGCTGGTGTCTCTGGGAAGATGCAGCTCTGGTTATGAAACTGCCTTTCCTCTGCAAGGCTGGGACCCATCCTACAGCCCAGCTCCTTTTCTGCCCAACACACAATCCTCCCGGAATGCTTTCCGTGCCGGGGCGTGGGAACAGGGCCCTAGCCACAACACAGGTACCACTTCCTAATCCTGTGGTGTGAGGAGAGCAACTGGAGGTGCAGGaatgagggagcagcagggatactgctgggcagccccgggcagctgtggagagcagcagggctgtggtgctaCCCTGCATTCCTTTCAGCATGGAATGGTGGGCAAGGTGGCCTGGGAAACGCCCTTCCCTACTCGCTGGAAGGCTGGATCTTGatcagctgcatttttaaaagaggGACTCATCCTTAATCTGCTGGGATTAAAAAGGGATGTCATTTTACTGCTCCTCAGAATTGAGGTGGTGTAAACAAGTGTTTTGCAAACCCCGGGACCAACAACAATCTGTCACTGTCAGCAAAAGCAAGTGCTCTGCCTGGATTGGGGCCAGATTGAGCCTCACCCCAAAGCCACGGTCCCACTAATGCTGGTGGTCGTGGCTGCACGCAGGCAGCTGGTCCTGGCCCTGTGGGCTGCGCAGGACTTGCCTCCCGAGGGTTCTTCCTGCTTCCAGCAGAGTTACCGCATCCTTTTGCTGGTAGAAAAGCAAGAAACgggagggagggcagagaggCTCAGACAACAGTTCATtggaataatttaaaagtaCATTCTCCAGTAGGTTCGGTCTGTTTCACAGCTTTTGTTGTGCCTGCGTGGCTTCCTCTCTCAGGGTGGCCACCAAGGTCCCATCTCCAGTGGCAGGGATGCCGGGAGCTGTCTCAGTCGCTGTCGCTGCCGGATTGGTggggcactgccccacggccgAGCTGCACCctgaggcaggcaggcagcGCCGCCCTGCCGGCGGACGGCGAGACCTTGCTGACAGAGGACGCGCTGCGGGCCAGGGGCTGCGTGGGGAACATGATTGTGCCGCGGGgtgcctccaggagctgccagatCTCCCCCGAGGTGGAGCTGCCCAGGTATTCCCAGGGCCGGCGCCCGCTGCCGTCCCGCACCTGCACctggcagcccagctgcagcaccagcaccttgATGACAAGCTGGTGGCCGTGTATGGCAGCCAGGTGCAGCGGCGTGTACCCGCAGCCCGAGCGCGCGTCCACGTCCAGGGCCAGCCCGAGCTGCCGCGCCGccgctgccagctcctgcaggcccgGCCCGTCGCCGTGCTTGGCCAGCCAGTGAAGGACCGTGAAGCCTGATATGAAgtccctctgcagggccagcTCAGGCTCTTCCAGAAAGAGCCCCCGcacctgagcccagcagcctgCTGACATTGCCACCAGCCAGGCGTGCTCCCGCTGTCCCAGCGGCACCAGGGGCCCCCGGCTTGCGGCGTTCCTAGGGGAGCTCTTGGCGAGCACGGAGCGAGGCTGCCGCCCACAGTCATCGTGCGCTGAGGAGGGGGTGCCCTGCGCCTCCGACAAAGCGAGCTGGCGCCTGATGCTCTGGAAAACAGGCAGcggtgctgggagctggctctCTGCGGCTTGGGACACTGcggggccctgtgctggccgCAAGGACTGGGATGGGGGTGACCTGGcagggggtggctgcagggggcgggatggggaagggagagTGGCGGACTGTggcagggattggggtggggggggcctGGTGGGGGGCAGGATCCCAGGGCCTGACGGCAGTGTCAGGCTTTGACACGGGCGCAGTCTCAGGACTTGAAGTTGGGTTGGTCCCTTGGGGGTCAGCCCCCTGGATCCCCTCGGCAGGTCTGGGGACGGCCTggtggggagctgctgcagggacctgGACTGCGATGGGGGCAGCCTGGTGGAAGCGAGCGCCTCGGGGCCCGACAAAAGCAATGGCGatgaggaggggctggcagggagcgcCTGCAGGGAGCGGGACAGGGGCAGCACCTCCGGGGCGGACAGCAGCGGCAAGGATCGGGAAGGGGGCAGGTCCCGCGGGGACAGCGCCCCGGGGCCCGAAGGCAGCAGCGGGGACGGGACGGGTCCGGCGGGGGTTCGCCTCTCCGGGCTTGCTGAGGGCCGTGGAGCCTTCAGCAAGGGCATCCCGGTCGCGGGCTGCGGCAAAGATCGGGGCTGAGGCAACCTGTAGGGAGGCGGCATCCCCGGGCCCGGTGGAGGCGGTGGCGTCCGGGACCGGGACGCTATGGCAGAGGGCAGCCCGGCGGCAGGCAGCGGCGGCGATCGGGACCGGGGCGGCACCGCGGGGGACAGCGCCCCAGGACCCGAGGGCTGCGCAGGGGGCCGGGGGCGCGCTGTGCCGCCGGGCCGAAGCGCCCAGGGGCCCGAGGACAGCGGCTGGGTCCGGTACGGGGGCGGCTgcggagggggcggcggggagcgggagcggggcggccGGGGAGTGGGCGGTGTCCCGGGGCCCGGCGCGgggacggcggcggcggcagcagcgcggCGCGCCCGGCGGCACTCGCAGCACGgcccgccgcggccccgggcggagcagccccccgccccgccgggccgccCCTGCTCCGCCGCCTCCCCGCGGGGGCCGCGCCGCCCGTCGGGGTCGCgtcggggcggcggcggctcgttctttttctcctcctgctcccgcTGTTCCTCCGGCGGCGGCAGCTCCTCATCGAGGAGGTCGCGGTACCTGCGGCGGAGGACGATGTCCTTGGAGgcgccgggggcggcggcggggtgGACGGTGGCCAGGGAGTTGACGAGGCTCTTGAAGTACTCGCGGCGCTCCCGCCGCTGCTGCTCCGTCAGCGCCGGGTCGCGGAGGAACCGCTGGAAGTGGCGGAGCAGCGCCGTGTTGGGGGCTCGCCCCCCGGCCGCCCAGAGGAAgtccagcacagcctcctggCTCAGCTCCCGCGCCATGCTCCGGGCCGGCCGGCTTTCGGTGCTCGGTGCTGTGCCTCGGTGCTCGGCGCTGCACCCAGGTGCGGCGGGGAAACCCGCCTCCCGCCGCGCCGGGCCtctccgcctcctcctcctcctccgtgGCCGGGCCGCCACCCCACGGTCGCCTTTGCCCCGGGTGGCGGCCCGTGGTGGTGCGAGCTGGGGTGACAGCGCTGAGGAGAGGTGACACCCAAGGAGAGAAGCAGGCTAGGGGGGCGGGAGGAGCTGAGCAGTGCGAGGGTCCTTTGCTGGCGGGCAGCGAGACCAAAGAGCTGCTTATCAGTCATTGTGTCAGTGAACGGACAGGAGGTGATAGGCACAAATTGAAATGCAGGAAATTCCATTTGTGTGTGAGGGAAAACTATTTTACAGCGAGGGTGGTCAGCTATGGGAAGAGGTTGGCTGGAGAGGGTCGGTCTCCGTCCTCAGGGACGTTCAGTGCTCCATGAAACACCCCAACACCAGAGGTGCATCCCATCCTGAGCTGCCCTGTGGTGCCAGACTTAGGAAAATTGACAGTAAAGACTCAAAAgtgtgctgtggtttggggtAGCTGTTATTACAACATGTACAACAACTCATGCACAACAACCACACACAAACACCACGAGTGTCTGCAGTCACATCGTATCTCACCACATCTCATCTCTGTATTTGCTGCGTGGCTGAGAGAGGTTGGACACACGATGTGCTGTTGTGGGGATCTCACTTTGTTCTGTACTGCCCATGCTGATACCACAAGTGTGTACATAACAGCTGAGAGGGATGGTAAGATCAGTGCCCCCATGGGCAGTGTGCCCTGTGCACACCGAACAAATGACAGCCCCTGTCCCAAGCAGTTTGGGGACTGAATAGTGGGCAAAAGTGTGGGAGAGAAGGTGTGCTGGATTTTCTGTCTCGCAGTCAGAGAATGGAGGGACTGAGCTCAGTGTGGGCTCTGTGGCTTTAAAGAGGTCTGGATCAGGCCCTAAGTCACACTTCAGAAGCCATCTCTGCTGCAGGCTCCCAGCtatccataaatatttttagctgCCTGTCATGTAAGCAGCTGGAATATCCTGCAGCCTGCTGCAAACCCAGAAGTGTGTGTAGCCCTCACAAACCACGGACAGAGATTGCAAGAGATGCTGCATGCatgtaggcacacagtttgtggtcattgggagtggggctgtggccgAGCATCGTCCCCAATGGGctacagctgtgagcagcaggtgaccATTGCTGAAGGAACAGCCATGGAGTGTCCAGGGGCACTGGCCAATcaccacagggagcagagggcacacaggtgccaTGCATGAACCGTGAGGGTATAAAAGGTTCGGCTAAAGAACAAGACTGGTGCTTGAAGCCTTTGGCTGTGGTGTGGTGTTACTGGGTATAGGTTGAGCCTTCTGAAGTGGTATGATGATACTCTGTATATTGTGGCTTGGCAAAGTGTATGCCTAACATCTTTGGGAATGTTGAAACAATTCCTGTGGGGTCTCTGGAATGAGGGGCTGGCAATTCCCTTTGGAAACATTGAAACAGCTTCTTTGGGGTTTCCGGAATGAAAAGGCGTTGATTTGTTAGCAATGGGTATGAAATTTTGAGGAGCAAGGTATTGAACACTAACAGTTGCAAAGAGCTGCGCTAGCTGAGCTCGGGGAAGGTGGCAAAACGTTTCTTTGTGCTGATGTTTTTCTCCCCCTGCTCTTTCAGCATGGATGGCCATATGCAGGAAGGTGTCTGTGCGTGAGTATCATGGAGGAAAGGCAGCtacagctctcccagctccaggccaAGGAAGGACACGGTGAGTCACATCAAGGTTTTGTGAGCACAGGAGATTTTCGTGTTGGTTGAGTTATGCTGATGTGGGAGTATCATGCATCTCTAATCCGGACGAGGGGAAGCTTTGTGTGCCTCACCCACAGGTACCACGAGGGCAGCTCTTTAGATAGGATCACCAGGTTTCCACTAGAGGCTGCACTGGTCCGGGCGCCTTTCCCGGCGCAGGCtggctcagcacctcctcaCTGGAGCCGTGTGTGCAGGAGGAATTTGCTACAAGAGCAATAATGAGTCTAATGCTGAAGCCTCCCTCGGATCTTGGCATTAACGCCTGACATGTTGGAGTGATAAAAGCGCTGCATCAGCTATGCTTGCCAAATGTTCTTGATAGACACCTTTGCATGTCTGTTggtgcagcagctttgctggtgGGGGCTGCACCTGTACCCGGCTGAGGGCACTGCCCAGATGCAGATCCTCAGCTGCTGGGGGGGAGGAGGGTCTGGTAGTGCACTTCCATTGCTTCTGGTtcaggctgggggtgcaggagcTGGTGTGGGTGACCCCTCTCCAAGATCAGCTCCTGAGTTCTTCAAAACACAATCATaaaagctgcaggaaggagatACCTGGACACTGTAGCCTCTTCAAACAGCCATGTGTTACTATATAGCCAAACAGAAATGGCTTTCTTTGGAGGGAAAGGTACGAGCCTGACATTGAAGGGACTACAAATGGTAAGTGCACTGCAAAGGTCTATTTGGTTATCACTACCTTGGGTCATTTACTTGTGCTTTCAGTTTTTattctgctggcttttttcttttgattctgTGGATGTTCTTATATGGGGGTAGCTCTGGTGTGTCCATAATTCAGCGTATCCTTCAAGTGTGCAGCAAATAGGGTCTCTTGTCTTCTGTAGCCCTTTGGGGTTTTATGTCTCACAAAGCAGTGCAGGGCCTTTTCTTCATACCTACCTTGGCCATAGATTTGCAAGCAGACATGTTTAGCTTAGCCCTAAGAGTCCCCACCTTTTAGGTAAAGGGATATCATGCTCAACACCAGGATAAGTGTTTGTCAGCTGGAGTGGCAAGGAGCCAGCTATGCTTCTCTTCAGCCGTAGAAGTCATTTAGGGGAGTGGGAGTGTgggcacacagtttgtggtgattgggagtggggctgccaatcctcatccccagtgggctctagctgtgagcagcaggtgaccATTGCTGAAGGAACAGCCATGGAGTGTCCAGGGGCACTGGCCAATcaccacagggagcagagggcacacaggtgccgTGCATGACCCATGAGGGGTGTGAAAGGTtgggctaaagaacaagaagggcagatgcttgaAACCTTCTCAAGTGGTGTGGTGACACTCTGTATTGTGGCTGTCTCACCTGTGACATGGGAGAGCAACTGGCCACCGTGGCTGCTGTTTGGTATACCAAGTTTGTTTAGAAACTGTGTTTGTGTATTTGGCAGAAGTGCtcagagaaacaagaggaatgAGGTAGCATGTTTTGTTCTCTGTGTTGTTATACAAGGCAGTTAAGGGCTCCTGTGTGCCTCCTTGTTAGAAATACCTCTGCTGAATCCCTGCGCTCCTTCTTGCTGAGGAGGATCTTGCTGAGCGCTTGCTTGGCTGTCTCTTTGCAAGGGTCTCTGGAGCAGATGTGTCAGTATGCTCatctgtggcactgccagggtgggCGAGAGAGACCCTTCGGGGTTAAGGGGACGGGTACCGCGGCCCGGCGTGGGCAGGATCGGGATTAGCGGGGGG belongs to Zonotrichia leucophrys gambelii isolate GWCS_2022_RI chromosome 4, RI_Zleu_2.0, whole genome shotgun sequence and includes:
- the SOWAHB gene encoding ankyrin repeat domain-containing protein SOWAHB → MARELSQEAVLDFLWAAGGRAPNTALLRHFQRFLRDPALTEQQRRERREYFKSLVNSLATVHPAAAPGASKDIVLRRRYRDLLDEELPPPEEQREQEEKKNEPPPPRRDPDGRRGPRGEAAEQGRPGGAGGCSARGRGGPCCECRRARRAAAAAAVPAPGPGTPPTPRPPRSRSPPPPPQPPPYRTQPLSSGPWALRPGGTARPRPPAQPSGPGALSPAVPPRSRSPPLPAAGLPSAIASRSRTPPPPPGPGMPPPYRLPQPRSLPQPATGMPLLKAPRPSASPERRTPAGPVPSPLLPSGPGALSPRDLPPSRSLPLLSAPEVLPLSRSLQALPASPSSSPLLLSGPEALASTRLPPSQSRSLQQLPTRPSPDLPRGSRGLTPKGPTQLQVLRLRPCQSLTLPSGPGILPPTRPPPPQSLPQSATLPSPSRPLQPPPARSPPSQSLRPAQGPAVSQAAESQLPAPLPVFQSIRRQLALSEAQGTPSSAHDDCGRQPRSVLAKSSPRNAASRGPLVPLGQREHAWLVAMSAGCWAQVRGLFLEEPELALQRDFISGFTVLHWLAKHGDGPGLQELAAAARQLGLALDVDARSGCGYTPLHLAAIHGHQLVIKVLVLQLGCQVQVRDGSGRRPWEYLGSSTSGEIWQLLEAPRGTIMFPTQPLARSASSVSKVSPSAGRAALPACLRVQLGRGAVPHQSGSDSD